One window of Tepidanaerobacter acetatoxydans Re1 genomic DNA carries:
- the yunB gene encoding sporulation protein YunB, with translation MFRVRRFLRTLKFRTLKIYISIFLFIILFFGVFSFIEYQLTPNIIAIAEAQARIISTEAINEAVKNKIAKNVQYKDLISIHKDTSGQITLIQINTVEINRLESETALEVIKALREVTMDGITLPIGLATGSKILSNFGPAIHLSLLPAGTAHVNTVEAFEEAGINQTRHIIVLEVTTNIQIIRPLLSSNITVKTDVPLVETIIIGNVPHAILDFK, from the coding sequence ATGTTTAGAGTCCGACGATTTTTAAGGACTTTAAAATTCAGGACCCTGAAAATTTATATATCAATTTTTCTATTTATAATCCTTTTTTTTGGCGTGTTTAGTTTTATTGAGTATCAATTAACCCCTAATATAATAGCTATTGCTGAAGCCCAAGCGAGAATTATTTCAACAGAAGCTATTAACGAGGCAGTGAAAAACAAAATAGCAAAAAATGTGCAATACAAGGATTTAATATCAATACATAAGGATACCAGCGGCCAGATAACTTTAATTCAGATAAATACTGTAGAAATAAATAGACTAGAGTCGGAAACCGCATTAGAAGTAATAAAGGCCTTACGTGAAGTAACTATGGACGGAATTACATTACCTATAGGTTTAGCTACAGGCAGCAAAATATTATCAAATTTTGGTCCTGCAATACATCTGTCGCTATTACCTGCCGGTACTGCACATGTTAATACGGTCGAAGCTTTTGAAGAGGCAGGTATAAATCAAACAAGACACATTATAGTTTTGGAAGTAACAACTAATATTCAAATTATACGACCTCTGCTAAGCTCAAATATAACTGTTAAGACAGATGTTCCTTTGGTGGAAACTATTATTATTGGAAATGTTCCTCACGCGATTTTGGATTTCAAATAA
- a CDS encoding cell wall hydrolase, with amino-acid sequence MRKIILAKVLLISTLFLIVTPAAIAAQLGDRVLTKGCRGQDVAQLQQVLNNKGFWSGYADGILGNKTVDALVKFQKAKGLKADGIAGFETFSALGVDTSYRGSSGRFSTRDVELLAKLVYAEARGEPYSGQVAVAATVLNRLNNPAYPKSIPEIIFQVVDGHYQYSPVLDGQINLVPDETARRAVVDALSGVDPTGGATTFYNPSKTSDQWVRNRSYVTAIGNHVFSK; translated from the coding sequence ATGCGGAAAATAATATTAGCGAAAGTATTGTTGATATCAACATTGTTTTTAATTGTTACACCGGCCGCGATCGCGGCACAGTTAGGTGATCGAGTTTTAACGAAGGGTTGTAGAGGACAAGATGTAGCTCAGCTCCAGCAAGTTTTAAACAATAAAGGATTTTGGTCGGGATATGCAGATGGCATATTGGGAAACAAGACAGTCGATGCGCTGGTAAAGTTTCAGAAAGCTAAGGGACTAAAAGCTGACGGTATTGCAGGTTTTGAAACATTCAGTGCATTAGGTGTTGATACGTCGTATCGAGGCAGTAGCGGTAGATTTTCCACAAGGGATGTAGAACTTCTTGCAAAATTAGTTTATGCTGAGGCAAGAGGGGAGCCTTATTCAGGTCAAGTAGCAGTAGCCGCAACTGTGTTGAACAGGCTAAACAATCCAGCTTATCCCAAGAGCATCCCTGAGATAATATTTCAGGTTGTCGACGGTCATTATCAATATAGCCCTGTGCTAGACGGCCAAATCAATTTAGTTCCGGATGAAACCGCAAGAAGAGCTGTTGTTGATGCATTAAGTGGTGTAGATCCTACAGGAGGAGCGACTACTTTTTATAACCCCAGTAAAACTAGTGACCAATGGGTAAGAAACAGATCATATGTAACAGCGATAGGAAACCATGTTTTTTCGAAATAG
- a CDS encoding YigZ family protein: MCKAEFLTVAKPSESLYTVKKSKFISNVVPIKDNEEAEDYIKKIRKKYWDATHNVYAYVLGLNDDIQKFSDDGEPSGTAGKPVLEVIKSNNVKNVLIVVTRYFGGILLGAGGLVRAYSESASRGLKNSSIIKKIRCNAYKITTDYNMLGKVQWELNQRNIIISDISYTENVQMNIYVPIIYNIDLEQLISNITSGSALIEWVGNYYATQ, from the coding sequence ATGTGCAAAGCTGAATTCTTAACTGTTGCGAAACCTTCCGAGAGTCTTTATACAGTTAAAAAATCCAAATTTATTTCCAATGTTGTACCTATAAAAGATAATGAAGAAGCTGAAGATTATATCAAAAAAATCCGTAAAAAATACTGGGATGCAACTCATAATGTTTATGCTTACGTGCTAGGTTTAAATGATGATATACAAAAGTTCAGTGATGATGGTGAGCCTTCTGGAACTGCTGGTAAGCCGGTTTTGGAAGTAATAAAGTCCAACAATGTAAAAAACGTGCTAATAGTTGTAACTCGCTACTTTGGAGGTATTTTGTTGGGTGCCGGCGGACTTGTAAGAGCATATAGCGAAAGTGCTTCAAGAGGCTTGAAAAATTCCAGTATAATCAAGAAAATAAGGTGTAATGCATATAAGATAACTACTGATTATAATATGCTGGGAAAGGTGCAGTGGGAGCTAAATCAAAGGAATATTATTATTAGTGATATTAGCTATACTGAAAATGTACAAATGAATATATATGTTCCGATAATTTATAATATAGATTTAGAACAGCTTATTTCAAATATAACATCGGGCAGTGCATTAATTGAATGGGTCGGAAATTATTATGCTACTCAATAA
- the nadE gene encoding NAD(+) synthase has protein sequence MDVNELCDSLVTWLKDYTQKAGALGAVFGMSGGIDSAVVSVLCKRAFGENALGLIMPCYSDKDDERDAKLVADKFDIKYQTIILDDVYDEFLKVMVKSENQMAKANIKPRLRMIALYYYAALNHYLVVGSENKSEITVGYFTKYGDGGADLWPIGNLVKGQVKKLAAYLDIPQKIIDKVPTAGLWSGQSDEKEMGITYNELDRYILTGEIANPEIRDRIRALYIKSEHKRRLAKIPEFKLD, from the coding sequence TTGGATGTCAATGAATTATGTGATAGTTTAGTAACGTGGTTAAAGGATTACACTCAAAAAGCTGGAGCACTGGGAGCTGTTTTCGGTATGAGTGGCGGAATTGATTCAGCAGTAGTCAGCGTGCTGTGCAAAAGAGCTTTTGGTGAAAATGCACTTGGTCTTATAATGCCGTGCTACAGTGATAAAGATGATGAAAGGGATGCAAAATTAGTAGCTGATAAATTTGATATAAAATATCAAACAATCATTCTTGATGATGTTTATGATGAGTTTTTAAAAGTAATGGTTAAAAGTGAAAATCAAATGGCTAAAGCAAATATTAAACCGCGTCTGAGGATGATAGCACTTTATTATTATGCAGCGTTGAATCATTATCTTGTTGTAGGATCGGAAAATAAAAGTGAAATTACAGTGGGATATTTTACAAAATATGGTGATGGTGGGGCAGATTTATGGCCCATAGGCAATCTTGTAAAAGGTCAAGTAAAAAAGCTTGCTGCTTACCTTGATATTCCACAAAAAATTATTGACAAAGTTCCTACAGCGGGCCTATGGAGCGGTCAAAGCGATGAAAAAGAGATGGGTATAACCTACAATGAACTGGACAGATATATTTTAACAGGTGAAATTGCAAACCCTGAAATTAGAGATCGAATAAGAGCATTATATATAAAAAGTGAACACAAACGAAGACTTGCAAAAATACCTGAGTTTAAACTCGATTAA
- a CDS encoding YebC/PmpR family DNA-binding transcriptional regulator — protein MSGHSKWSNIKNKKAKMDAQKGKIYTRFSKLIIVAAREGGPDPNTNSRLKDIIEKAKQANMPNDNIERAIKRGSGELGGADYEEIMYEGYGPGGVAILIDATTDNRNRTAGEMRHLFDKHGGNLGETGCVAWMFEKKGLILIEKKDDTDVEQIMMLAIDSGAEDVEELEDSIEITTSVEKFETVKNYLQDNNIDIFSAELSFIPNTTVTLHESESEKLEKLLEILEEHDDVQNVYTNYEPEEESL, from the coding sequence ATGTCAGGACATTCTAAATGGTCAAATATTAAAAACAAAAAAGCTAAGATGGATGCTCAAAAAGGGAAAATATATACGAGATTTAGCAAATTAATTATAGTAGCTGCGCGCGAAGGTGGTCCAGATCCGAATACTAATTCGCGACTTAAGGATATAATTGAAAAAGCGAAACAGGCTAACATGCCTAATGATAATATTGAAAGAGCAATTAAAAGAGGAAGCGGAGAGCTTGGCGGAGCCGATTATGAGGAAATTATGTATGAAGGATATGGTCCTGGCGGTGTTGCAATTTTAATTGATGCTACCACGGATAACAGAAATCGAACTGCCGGAGAGATGAGACATTTGTTTGATAAGCATGGCGGAAATTTAGGTGAAACAGGCTGCGTTGCCTGGATGTTTGAAAAGAAAGGATTAATATTAATCGAAAAAAAAGACGATACTGATGTTGAGCAGATAATGATGCTGGCCATAGACTCAGGCGCAGAAGATGTTGAAGAGCTCGAAGATTCTATTGAGATAACTACAAGTGTTGAAAAATTTGAGACAGTAAAGAACTACTTACAAGATAATAACATAGATATTTTCTCGGCAGAATTATCATTCATACCAAACACAACTGTTACCCTGCATGAATCGGAAAGTGAAAAGCTGGAAAAGTTATTAGAAATCCTTGAAGAACATGACGATGTTCAAAATGTTTATACAAATTATGAACCTGAAGAAGAATCCTTATAG
- a CDS encoding BofC C-terminal domain-containing protein: MPRSIFRYIIIIFFIIVIGFSYGYFKTFFSFKPPEEGHSLDYLEQNVSDISEMKLNAGAKLIYITYYVICGDEVVEEKYIDDKYINCTKTELQQNEKGWEIFSFTPDEVKLKREINDICDDHYYIGVQNGYVSLFQGIPGIKSTLIEQTDIIADTLREDDRAILERGLIIKNEEEFLKIREGLTN; this comes from the coding sequence ATGCCCAGAAGCATTTTTAGGTATATTATTATAATATTTTTTATAATTGTGATAGGTTTTAGTTACGGGTATTTCAAGACTTTCTTTTCATTTAAACCGCCGGAAGAAGGTCACAGTCTTGATTACTTGGAACAAAATGTATCAGACATATCTGAAATGAAGCTTAATGCAGGTGCAAAATTGATATATATTACTTATTATGTGATATGTGGTGACGAAGTAGTTGAAGAAAAATATATTGATGATAAATATATAAATTGCACAAAAACCGAATTACAGCAGAATGAAAAAGGATGGGAGATTTTCAGTTTTACACCCGATGAAGTTAAATTAAAAAGGGAAATAAACGATATTTGCGACGACCATTATTATATCGGTGTACAAAATGGATATGTATCACTTTTTCAAGGTATTCCAGGAATAAAGTCGACTCTTATAGAGCAAACCGATATTATTGCAGATACTTTGAGAGAAGATGACAGAGCAATTCTGGAAAGAGGTCTTATTATTAAAAACGAAGAGGAATTTTTAAAAATTAGAGAAGGTTTAACAAATTAA
- the ruvC gene encoding crossover junction endodeoxyribonuclease RuvC produces the protein MLIMGVDPGIAISGYGIISNEQSNCYVVEYGVIRTPPKLAMPYRLKQIHEGYIELIQKYKPDVVAVEELFFNKNAKTIISVGQARGVAVLAAALSKIEVFEYTPLQVKQAVVGYGRADKQQVQQMIKTSFNLEELPKPDDAADALAVALCHMNSYKLRNIMDGRGF, from the coding sequence ATGTTAATTATGGGAGTCGATCCAGGTATAGCTATAAGCGGATATGGAATTATTTCTAATGAGCAGAGCAATTGTTATGTCGTCGAATACGGAGTAATAAGAACACCGCCGAAACTTGCTATGCCTTATAGATTAAAGCAAATACATGAAGGTTATATTGAACTCATACAAAAGTATAAACCTGATGTTGTAGCTGTTGAAGAATTATTTTTTAATAAAAATGCGAAGACAATAATTTCTGTAGGACAAGCACGCGGAGTGGCGGTTTTGGCTGCAGCATTGTCGAAGATTGAGGTTTTTGAGTACACTCCATTACAAGTAAAGCAGGCAGTTGTTGGTTATGGTCGTGCAGATAAACAGCAAGTTCAGCAAATGATTAAAACTAGCTTTAATTTAGAAGAGCTACCCAAACCCGATGATGCTGCCGATGCTTTGGCAGTAGCTTTATGCCACATGAACTCATATAAACTTCGAAATATAATGGATGGAAGAGGATTTTAA
- the ruvA gene encoding Holliday junction branch migration protein RuvA: MLDYLEGVLVHVEPDFAIIDIGGWGLKLNISMFTYNKIKTELGNKLKLYTQMVLRDDAVELFGFFDVVERQAYVLLNKVSGIGPKAAISILSLMDVARLKTSILSEDVKDLVKVPGIGKKTAQKIIIELKDRIKDLPVTSDEGMYNSIIEAREALISLGFNPMEIQLVLDEDSVKNNDSVEDIIKCALKKLSK, encoded by the coding sequence ATGTTAGATTATTTAGAAGGTGTGTTGGTTCATGTCGAACCTGACTTTGCCATAATTGATATAGGTGGTTGGGGCTTAAAGCTAAACATTTCAATGTTTACTTACAATAAAATAAAAACTGAGCTTGGTAATAAATTAAAACTTTATACACAAATGGTGTTAAGGGATGATGCTGTAGAACTATTTGGTTTTTTTGACGTAGTTGAAAGACAAGCCTATGTACTTTTAAATAAGGTTTCTGGAATTGGCCCCAAAGCAGCAATTTCCATTCTCTCGTTAATGGATGTTGCACGATTAAAAACCAGTATATTATCTGAAGATGTCAAAGACCTTGTAAAGGTACCGGGTATTGGCAAAAAAACGGCTCAAAAAATCATAATCGAGTTAAAAGACCGTATAAAAGACTTACCTGTGACCTCTGATGAAGGCATGTATAATTCTATTATTGAAGCAAGAGAAGCACTTATTTCTTTGGGCTTTAATCCTATGGAAATACAATTAGTTTTAGATGAGGATTCGGTAAAAAACAATGATTCTGTAGAAGACATCATAAAATGTGCGCTGAAAAAACTGTCAAAGTAA
- the ruvB gene encoding Holliday junction branch migration DNA helicase RuvB → MDDRIVTPALKNDEELEYEKNIRPLSFNEYVGQDRVKENLQVFIKAALMRREALDHVLLFGPPGLGKTTLAYIIARELGVNIRITSGPAIERAGDLAAILTNLGNRDLLFIDEIHRLHPSVEEILYPAMEDFALDIMVGKGPSARSMRLNLSPFTLVGATTKAGRLTSPLRDRFGMSLHLDFYKISDLVTIIKRSAALLKVDIEQKAAERIALCSRGTPRLANRLLKRIRDFAQVRGDGVITMDITEEGLRLLEIDSHGLDQNDRRLLLTVIDKFDGGPVGIESIAAALNEDVSTIEDIYEPYLIQEGYMFRTARGRIVSDKAYDHLDKKCE, encoded by the coding sequence TTGGACGATAGAATTGTTACTCCGGCTTTGAAAAATGATGAAGAATTAGAATATGAAAAAAATATAAGACCTCTGAGCTTTAATGAATATGTTGGCCAAGATCGTGTAAAGGAAAACCTTCAAGTTTTTATAAAAGCAGCTTTAATGAGACGTGAAGCCTTAGATCACGTTCTTTTATTTGGGCCACCTGGACTTGGAAAAACAACCTTAGCCTATATTATAGCTAGGGAATTAGGTGTAAATATAAGAATAACCTCGGGGCCTGCTATAGAACGGGCTGGAGATTTGGCGGCAATTCTTACAAATCTAGGGAATAGGGATTTGCTGTTCATCGATGAAATACATCGGCTTCATCCAAGCGTTGAAGAAATACTATACCCAGCTATGGAAGACTTTGCATTAGATATTATGGTGGGTAAAGGGCCTAGTGCCCGATCTATGAGACTGAATTTAAGCCCTTTTACTTTAGTAGGTGCTACTACTAAGGCAGGGCGATTAACATCACCTTTGAGGGATCGCTTTGGTATGAGTTTACATTTAGACTTTTATAAAATATCAGACCTGGTAACAATTATAAAAAGGTCTGCTGCACTTTTAAAAGTTGATATCGAGCAAAAAGCTGCTGAGCGGATAGCATTATGTTCCAGAGGAACTCCAAGGCTTGCCAATAGGTTGCTCAAACGTATCAGGGATTTTGCGCAAGTCCGAGGAGATGGAGTAATTACGATGGATATTACAGAAGAAGGATTAAGACTTTTGGAAATTGATTCTCACGGCCTTGATCAAAATGATCGAAGATTACTTTTGACTGTTATTGATAAATTCGATGGAGGCCCCGTAGGTATTGAGTCGATTGCAGCAGCGCTTAATGAAGATGTTTCGACAATTGAAGATATTTATGAACCTTATCTTATTCAGGAAGGTTACATGTTCAGGACGGCAAGAGGCCGAATTGTTTCAGATAAGGCATATGACCATCTCGACAAAAAGTGCGAATAA
- a CDS encoding SpoIID/LytB domain-containing protein, producing the protein MRKYFLLCLTIFIIGISILIPIKGQAMYLIPDKIRVGLYYDSSARSSYQLYSGSGFRVGFTTDLSVISLSDKLLEVYSANSTDFVPKKNNIRDKNIAMEYASQLAQMGIESYLLFDDDWSVWTRSSNKTTISSDFDLVVVKGDSQNPGLIFPITMDKPIFLASNNMTSPITIEGRQYRGILEMALISGKSIQVVNELGLDEYLYGVVPGEMPPSWHMEALKAQAVAARTYAVANLSKWKNYGFDVDASPSDQLYGGYDVEDARTNQAVDETKGQIIIYDENPITAFYHADSGGRTEACRDVFGLDLPYLQPVDDIVDVNSPYSNWEIHLSSDDISERAKAVMQSVGEINEVSIIENTSAGRVKKLLVKGKSGEAIIENSNIRSVLQLKSNFFNISGGSKLDVVSITGDGIKKNVKLNGKNIIAQEGLSHISTGYASIAGANLFRNINLNTTDNTYIFYGHGYGHGVGMSQWGAKAMAENGYNYTEILSHYYTDVEIAL; encoded by the coding sequence ATGAGAAAGTATTTTTTATTATGCCTTACGATTTTTATCATAGGTATAAGTATCTTGATACCCATAAAGGGACAAGCAATGTATCTTATTCCGGATAAAATAAGAGTGGGCCTTTACTATGACAGCTCAGCACGCAGTTCATATCAATTATATTCAGGCAGTGGGTTTAGAGTGGGATTTACGACAGATCTATCAGTAATAAGTCTCTCCGATAAATTATTAGAGGTTTATAGCGCAAATTCAACGGATTTTGTGCCTAAAAAAAATAATATAAGAGATAAAAACATCGCTATGGAATATGCATCACAATTAGCACAGATGGGTATTGAAAGTTACCTGCTTTTTGATGATGACTGGTCGGTTTGGACTAGAAGTTCAAATAAAACTACAATTTCAAGTGATTTTGACTTAGTTGTAGTTAAAGGAGACTCTCAAAACCCTGGGCTTATTTTTCCTATTACGATGGACAAACCGATATTTTTAGCAAGTAATAACATGACAAGTCCAATAACAATTGAAGGTCGGCAGTATCGTGGCATACTTGAGATGGCGCTGATTTCAGGAAAAAGTATTCAAGTAGTAAATGAATTGGGGTTAGATGAATATTTATATGGCGTTGTCCCTGGGGAAATGCCACCAAGCTGGCATATGGAAGCTTTAAAAGCCCAGGCAGTAGCCGCCAGGACTTATGCGGTTGCAAATCTATCTAAATGGAAAAACTATGGTTTTGATGTTGATGCAAGCCCCAGCGATCAACTTTATGGCGGTTATGATGTTGAAGATGCTAGAACCAATCAGGCAGTTGATGAAACAAAAGGGCAAATTATTATTTATGATGAAAACCCTATTACCGCTTTTTACCATGCTGATAGTGGCGGAAGGACAGAAGCATGTAGAGATGTCTTCGGCTTAGACTTACCATATTTACAACCAGTAGATGATATAGTCGATGTAAATTCTCCATATTCAAATTGGGAGATACACTTATCATCAGATGATATCAGCGAGCGTGCAAAAGCTGTTATGCAATCTGTAGGTGAAATTAATGAAGTTTCCATAATTGAAAACACTTCAGCCGGTAGGGTCAAGAAACTATTGGTGAAAGGCAAGTCGGGAGAAGCTATAATTGAAAACAGCAATATCAGAAGTGTGCTTCAATTAAAGAGCAATTTCTTTAATATTTCAGGAGGATCGAAACTTGATGTTGTTTCAATAACAGGGGACGGAATAAAGAAAAATGTTAAGTTAAATGGAAAAAATATTATAGCACAGGAAGGGTTAAGCCACATCTCGACGGGGTATGCTTCTATTGCAGGTGCTAATTTATTTAGAAATATTAATCTTAATACCACCGACAATACATATATATTCTATGGCCACGGCTATGGACATGGAGTAGGAATGAGCCAGTGGGGAGCTAAGGCCATGGCAGAAAATGGGTATAATTATACTGAGATTTTGTCACACTATTATACAGATGTCGAGATAGCATTATAA
- the queA gene encoding tRNA preQ1(34) S-adenosylmethionine ribosyltransferase-isomerase QueA, with the protein MKLEDFDFDLPEKLIAQEPIKDRSKSRLLVLNKTTGEIEHKIFEDVVNYFEQGDCLVLNNTKVIPARLIGYRKKTNGKIEVVLLKSIGSDIWEVLVKPGHKARIGDEVIFGDGRLIAKIIDDTDFGGRIVKFLYSDSFEEILNELGQMPTPPYIKKKLQDKNRYQTVYAQVPGSAAAPTAGLHFTEELLKKIKEKGISIAFITLHVGLGTFRPVKVENIEEHKMHAEYYEISKKTAEVINSTRQAGRKVFAVGTTSTRTLETVADVNGQIKPGSGWSDIFIYPGYNFKAIDGLITNFHLPKSTLIMLVSAFAGREKILNAYKEAVSERYKFFSFGDAMLIM; encoded by the coding sequence ATGAAGCTCGAAGATTTTGACTTTGATTTGCCGGAAAAACTAATAGCTCAAGAACCGATAAAAGACCGCTCGAAATCTAGATTGTTGGTTTTAAATAAAACTACAGGAGAGATTGAACATAAAATTTTTGAAGATGTAGTTAACTACTTTGAGCAAGGTGATTGTTTGGTATTAAATAATACCAAAGTTATACCTGCTAGATTAATTGGATACCGTAAAAAAACTAATGGCAAAATCGAGGTAGTGCTTTTAAAGTCTATTGGTAGTGATATATGGGAAGTTCTAGTAAAACCAGGGCATAAAGCTCGCATAGGTGATGAAGTTATTTTTGGTGATGGCCGTCTAATAGCTAAGATAATCGACGATACTGACTTTGGTGGTAGAATTGTTAAGTTTCTTTATAGCGATTCCTTTGAAGAAATCCTTAATGAGTTAGGCCAAATGCCTACACCACCTTATATTAAGAAGAAATTACAAGACAAGAACCGCTATCAAACTGTATATGCTCAGGTTCCGGGATCAGCTGCTGCTCCGACGGCAGGGCTTCACTTTACGGAAGAACTTTTAAAAAAAATAAAAGAAAAAGGTATTTCTATAGCTTTTATTACACTTCATGTCGGACTAGGAACTTTCAGGCCTGTAAAAGTTGAGAATATCGAAGAACATAAAATGCATGCGGAATATTACGAAATAAGCAAGAAAACTGCAGAAGTAATAAATTCTACGAGACAAGCCGGCAGAAAAGTGTTTGCAGTTGGTACTACTTCGACCCGAACTCTGGAGACAGTTGCCGATGTAAACGGACAGATAAAGCCCGGCAGCGGTTGGTCCGACATATTTATCTATCCGGGCTATAACTTTAAAGCCATAGATGGGCTTATAACCAACTTTCACCTTCCTAAATCTACCCTTATAATGCTTGTCAGTGCTTTTGCCGGAAGGGAAAAGATTTTAAACGCGTACAAAGAGGCAGTAAGTGAGCGATACAAGTTTTTTAGTTTTGGTGATGCAATGTTAATAATGTAA
- a CDS encoding transporter associated domain-containing protein, whose amino-acid sequence MKISSRIAKAVIILEAILAFLLALGVVIGSADILRYFKIIYYTPALETFPVMQTFLGHILTLVIGLELAVMLVRHTPSSVIEVLLYAIARKIIIESKNMFDIVLGIVAIGGLFFINKHFDPARTFITDINIVNPATLVSDLNKKLKINIPESLGNTIGGVVSKVCQESGEKLVEGKSLRIADAEITILAMDGELIRELKVIKCEEEDDLHYEL is encoded by the coding sequence ATGAAAATATCTTCGAGGATTGCAAAGGCTGTTATTATATTAGAAGCTATATTGGCATTCTTGCTTGCTCTTGGTGTTGTTATAGGTTCTGCTGATATTTTAAGATATTTCAAAATTATATATTATACGCCTGCATTGGAAACATTTCCGGTAATGCAGACTTTTTTAGGGCATATCCTAACATTGGTAATTGGTTTAGAGCTTGCGGTGATGCTGGTTAGACATACTCCTTCAAGCGTAATTGAGGTTTTACTATATGCAATAGCTCGCAAAATAATAATTGAATCTAAAAACATGTTTGATATAGTTTTAGGAATAGTTGCCATAGGTGGCTTGTTTTTTATTAATAAACATTTCGATCCGGCAAGAACCTTTATTACAGACATAAATATTGTTAACCCTGCCACTCTTGTTAGCGACTTAAACAAAAAGTTAAAAATTAATATTCCTGAAAGCCTTGGCAATACTATAGGTGGCGTGGTATCAAAAGTTTGCCAAGAAAGCGGTGAAAAACTGGTAGAGGGTAAGAGCCTAAGAATTGCTGATGCAGAAATAACTATCCTAGCTATGGACGGCGAATTAATCAGAGAATTAAAGGTAATAAAGTGCGAAGAAGAGGATGATTTACACTATGAACTTTAA
- the tgt gene encoding tRNA guanosine(34) transglycosylase Tgt, giving the protein MNFNILKKSANTSARLGELETLHGSFATPVFMPVGTQATVKTMTPDELKEIGAKIILSNTYHLYLRPGHEIIREAGGLHKFMNWDGSILTDSGGFQVFSLGELREINEEGVTFRSHIDGSIHFIGPETSVEIQNALGSDIMMAFDECIPYPATFEYVLSSVERTTRWAERCQKAHNNIDTQTLFGIVQGGVYKELRRKSAIDIVSLGFEGYAIGGLSVGEPKKEMYDMLDFTVPLLPDDKPRYLMGVGTPEDLFEGVIRGIDMFDCVLPTRIARHGTVFTKKGKLVVRNAAYARDFTPLDPSCDCYACKNFTRAYIRHLINVGEILGIRLTTIHNLHFLVTLMQEIQKAIEGDYLLELKDEFYANFGILQYM; this is encoded by the coding sequence ATGAACTTTAATATTTTAAAAAAATCTGCAAATACTTCAGCAAGATTAGGAGAACTTGAAACCCTCCATGGAAGTTTTGCAACTCCTGTATTTATGCCTGTTGGTACACAAGCTACTGTTAAAACCATGACTCCGGATGAACTAAAGGAAATAGGTGCAAAAATAATATTAAGCAATACGTATCATTTGTATTTAAGGCCGGGTCATGAAATTATTAGGGAGGCAGGAGGATTACATAAGTTTATGAATTGGGACGGCTCTATTTTGACAGATAGTGGAGGCTTTCAGGTTTTTAGTTTAGGAGAATTGCGGGAGATAAATGAGGAAGGAGTAACTTTTCGCTCACATATAGACGGTTCGATTCACTTTATTGGTCCTGAAACATCCGTAGAAATACAAAATGCTCTCGGCAGCGATATAATGATGGCTTTTGATGAGTGTATTCCTTATCCTGCTACCTTTGAATATGTTCTAAGTTCTGTTGAAAGAACTACAAGGTGGGCCGAAAGATGTCAAAAGGCACATAATAACATAGATACTCAGACATTGTTTGGAATTGTTCAAGGTGGAGTTTATAAAGAATTAAGAAGAAAAAGTGCCATTGATATAGTGTCACTTGGATTTGAAGGTTATGCGATTGGTGGGCTGAGTGTAGGTGAACCTAAAAAAGAAATGTATGATATGCTAGATTTTACAGTTCCACTTCTCCCTGACGATAAACCCAGATATTTGATGGGAGTTGGGACACCGGAGGATTTATTTGAAGGAGTTATTAGAGGCATAGATATGTTTGATTGTGTCTTACCTACGCGCATTGCAAGACATGGCACTGTATTTACAAAAAAGGGAAAACTCGTTGTTCGAAATGCAGCTTACGCCAGAGATTTTACGCCGCTTGATCCAAGCTGCGATTGTTATGCGTGTAAAAATTTTACTCGCGCCTATATTCGCCACCTGATTAATGTCGGTGAAATATTAGGCATAAGACTGACTACGATACATAATCTACATTTTCTTGTAACCCTAATGCAAGAGATACAAAAAGCAATTGAAGGCGACTACTTACTGGAATTAAAGGATGAGTTTTATGCAAACTTTGGAATATTGCAATATATGTAA